From the Psychrobacillus sp. FSL K6-4046 genome, one window contains:
- a CDS encoding aldo/keto reductase, producing the protein MNYITLNNGLKMPQLGFGVWQVPSEEATKAVSKAIEAGYRSIDTAMIYKNEEGVGEALKNADVAREDLFITTKVWNSDQGYENTLRAYEESLERLGLDYVDLYLIHWPTPQFDSYVETYKAMEKLYKDGRVKAIGVCNFEIEHLERILEECEIPPVLNQVECHPYLDQSKLKEFCAKHNIFVEAWSPLDQGGEVLQDSIIQKIADTHGKSPAQTVLRWHLQNNTIVIPKSVTPSRIEENFQVFDFELTNDEMEQIKTLNKDRRKGSHPNEMNVR; encoded by the coding sequence ATGAATTATATTACCTTAAATAATGGTTTGAAAATGCCCCAGCTTGGATTTGGAGTTTGGCAAGTACCAAGTGAAGAAGCTACGAAAGCAGTTTCTAAAGCAATTGAAGCTGGATATCGTTCCATTGATACAGCAATGATTTATAAAAACGAAGAAGGCGTCGGTGAGGCATTAAAAAATGCCGATGTAGCTCGCGAAGATTTATTTATCACTACAAAGGTTTGGAATAGCGACCAAGGCTACGAAAATACCTTACGCGCATATGAAGAAAGCCTGGAACGTCTAGGTCTTGACTATGTTGACTTATATTTAATTCACTGGCCAACCCCTCAATTTGATAGTTATGTTGAAACATATAAAGCGATGGAAAAGCTATACAAAGATGGACGAGTAAAGGCGATCGGTGTTTGCAATTTTGAAATAGAACATTTAGAGCGCATTTTAGAGGAATGTGAAATCCCACCGGTATTAAACCAAGTAGAATGTCATCCTTACTTAGATCAAAGTAAACTAAAGGAATTCTGTGCCAAGCATAATATTTTTGTAGAAGCATGGAGTCCTCTAGACCAAGGTGGCGAGGTCCTGCAAGATTCCATCATTCAAAAAATTGCAGACACGCATGGCAAATCACCAGCACAAACCGTTTTACGCTGGCATTTACAAAACAACACCATCGTAATCCCAAAATCAGTTACTCCATCGAGAATCGAAGAAAACTTCCAGGTGTTTGATTTTGAATTAACTAACGATGAAATGGAACAAATCAAAACCCTTAACAAGGATCGACGTAAAGGATCCCATCCAAACGAGATGAATGTTCGATAA
- a CDS encoding sigma-70 family RNA polymerase sigma factor — MERFEDILDDYKPMISACIRKLNIYKNHDTFKQAGFIALWKAWLKYDATKGDFTPFAYRTIYGALLDELKKEHLNEERFQVIEEEQLSNLLENDKLPTIEHDQLSNAIKQLSVDEKELLRWLFVEETSLKQAATRYGITVSGIKKRRERLLCKMRSLMGRG; from the coding sequence ATGGAGCGTTTTGAAGATATTTTAGATGACTATAAGCCAATGATCTCTGCCTGCATAAGAAAATTAAATATTTATAAAAACCACGATACCTTTAAACAGGCTGGATTTATCGCACTATGGAAAGCTTGGTTAAAGTATGATGCTACCAAAGGTGACTTTACTCCCTTTGCTTATCGGACGATCTATGGAGCATTACTCGATGAATTAAAAAAAGAACATCTCAACGAAGAACGTTTTCAAGTTATAGAAGAAGAACAATTGAGCAACCTACTAGAGAATGACAAGCTCCCCACTATTGAACATGACCAATTGTCCAATGCTATAAAACAATTATCGGTCGACGAAAAAGAATTATTACGCTGGCTATTTGTGGAGGAGACCTCTCTCAAACAAGCTGCTACAAGGTATGGAATAACTGTTTCTGGAATTAAAAAGAGACGAGAACGACTACTATGTAAAATGAGGAGCTTGATGGGTAGAGGATAA
- a CDS encoding competence protein ComK, with the protein MKKLLYNDSLLITRYTLMIQSAFCGGYKSIITTTHGVFRSSLSVNQLLNLACIRHASTLEGRMEATKKMMNYANKSPILIAEKIGAFPTRSYKDLECIWIFNHLFQIENQGRGLCKLTFYDKISVEVAVSKYTLLKQQERLHTTMNLFSMLSEKVDLFDLKFPNKM; encoded by the coding sequence GTGAAAAAACTGCTGTATAACGATTCTTTATTGATAACGAGATATACACTTATGATTCAATCAGCATTTTGTGGGGGATATAAATCCATTATCACTACAACACATGGAGTTTTCAGATCTTCCTTATCCGTCAATCAACTACTGAATTTAGCATGTATTCGCCATGCTTCTACATTAGAAGGTCGAATGGAAGCAACTAAGAAAATGATGAATTATGCAAACAAGTCACCAATTTTAATAGCTGAAAAAATCGGTGCTTTTCCAACAAGATCTTATAAGGACTTAGAATGTATTTGGATATTTAATCATTTGTTTCAAATAGAGAACCAGGGAAGGGGTTTATGCAAGCTTACGTTTTATGACAAAATAAGCGTGGAAGTAGCTGTTTCTAAGTATACGTTGTTGAAGCAGCAGGAGCGATTACACACAACAATGAATTTATTTAGTATGTTAAGTGAGAAGGTAGACTTATTTGATTTGAAATTTCCAAACAAAATGTAA
- a CDS encoding AbgT family transporter, with amino-acid sequence MIIITTNSVEMKDNGKFSKFLSLVERIGNKLPDPFILFFYLTLALMIVSAILNLVGAEVIHPNTEETVAVKSILSGEGLQFILANTLTNFTSFAPLGLVLTIMLGIGLAEKVGLLEMLMKRAIVKTPTKIITFTVFFIGILGNIASDAAFVVIPPLAALVFLSLGRHPLAGLAVGVASTGIGFTANILIAGTDALLSGISTEIAKGINPDVIVTPLDNWFFMSVSTFLLAAVGTIITEKYVEPRLGTYTGKQQAFSKDISPLEKKGLRNTLIAAIIFIAIVVIGMLIPNSPLLNEDGTILRSPFLSGIVPVLFLFFVTVGIVYGVTTKKIQSTADVPKIMTEAIGSLSGYIVLIFMIAQFVAYFNWSNIAIWLAVNCADLLTKFNMTNIFVIVLFVILVAFLSLFIISGSALWALVGPVFIPIFMLLGYHPAFIQLAYRIGESSTNMVTPLNPYFAIILSFMHLYDKKAGIGTLMSLMLPYTIVFLIVWVALMLVFAFFGIPIGPGVSLYLN; translated from the coding sequence GTGATTATTATTACAACTAACAGTGTTGAAATGAAAGATAACGGTAAATTTTCCAAGTTTCTTTCTTTAGTTGAACGGATAGGAAATAAGCTGCCAGATCCATTTATTCTCTTTTTCTATCTAACTTTGGCATTAATGATTGTTTCAGCAATTTTAAATTTAGTTGGTGCAGAGGTTATCCACCCGAATACCGAGGAAACAGTTGCAGTTAAGAGTATTCTCTCGGGCGAAGGTCTCCAGTTTATACTAGCTAATACTCTGACCAATTTCACTAGTTTTGCACCGCTTGGTCTCGTACTAACAATTATGTTAGGAATCGGATTAGCGGAAAAAGTAGGTTTATTGGAAATGCTTATGAAGCGTGCCATTGTAAAAACACCTACTAAAATTATTACGTTTACCGTGTTCTTTATTGGTATTTTAGGAAATATCGCTTCAGACGCTGCATTTGTAGTAATTCCACCTTTAGCGGCTCTAGTTTTTCTATCTCTAGGCAGACATCCACTAGCAGGTTTAGCAGTTGGTGTAGCTAGTACAGGAATTGGTTTTACAGCAAATATACTAATCGCAGGAACGGATGCATTACTTTCTGGTATTTCTACGGAAATTGCTAAGGGTATTAACCCAGATGTAATCGTAACACCGCTAGATAACTGGTTCTTTATGAGTGTCTCTACGTTCTTACTTGCAGCCGTAGGGACCATTATTACTGAAAAGTATGTTGAGCCTAGACTTGGTACATATACAGGGAAGCAACAAGCGTTCTCAAAAGATATTAGCCCTTTGGAAAAGAAAGGATTACGAAATACGTTAATAGCAGCCATTATATTTATTGCAATTGTAGTTATTGGTATGCTGATTCCTAACTCTCCACTTTTAAATGAAGATGGCACTATTTTACGTTCACCATTTTTATCAGGGATTGTTCCTGTTTTGTTCTTGTTCTTTGTAACGGTAGGTATTGTCTACGGAGTTACGACAAAAAAAATTCAGTCTACAGCTGATGTTCCAAAAATAATGACAGAGGCGATAGGAAGCTTGTCTGGCTATATCGTTTTAATCTTTATGATTGCTCAGTTTGTTGCCTATTTTAACTGGTCGAATATAGCTATTTGGTTAGCTGTAAATTGCGCAGATCTATTAACAAAGTTCAATATGACAAATATTTTTGTTATCGTGTTATTTGTAATTTTAGTAGCATTTTTAAGTTTGTTTATCATTAGTGGCTCGGCTCTATGGGCATTAGTTGGTCCCGTATTTATCCCGATTTTTATGCTGCTAGGGTATCATCCCGCATTTATCCAACTAGCTTATCGTATTGGAGAGTCCTCTACGAATATGGTGACACCGTTGAATCCTTATTTTGCGATTATCTTATCATTCATGCACCTTTACGATAAAAAAGCAGGTATTGGTACGCTTATGTCACTAATGCTTCCGTATACTATTGTTTTCCTAATCGTTTGGGTTGCTCTAATGTTAGTTTTTGCATTTTTCGGAATTCCAATCGGGCCAGGAGTATCCTTGTATTTAAATTAA